In Leucobacter insecticola, one DNA window encodes the following:
- the ndk gene encoding nucleoside-diphosphate kinase, producing MSTEETLILVKPDGVARGLTGEVLRRIEAKGYKIVDLRMVNASRELLEEHYEEHAGKPFFGPLVEFMASGPVVAVRASGNRVIEGFRSLAGATDPTVAAPGTIRGDLGRDWGAAVTQNIVHGSDSTLSAERELALWFA from the coding sequence ATGTCGACCGAAGAAACTCTGATCCTGGTCAAGCCCGACGGTGTCGCGCGCGGACTCACCGGAGAGGTCTTGCGGCGCATCGAGGCGAAGGGCTACAAGATCGTTGATCTGCGCATGGTGAACGCGAGCCGTGAGCTGCTTGAGGAGCACTACGAGGAGCACGCCGGCAAGCCGTTCTTTGGCCCGCTCGTCGAGTTTATGGCGTCGGGCCCGGTTGTTGCCGTGCGCGCCTCGGGCAACCGCGTCATTGAAGGCTTCCGCTCGCTCGCGGGCGCCACCGATCCCACGGTGGCTGCCCCCGGCACGATCCGCGGTGATCTCGGCCGCGACTGGGGTGCCGCCGTCACACAGAACATCGTGCACGGTTCCGACTCAACCCTGTCGGCCGAGCGCGAGCTCGCACTCTGGTTCGCGTAG
- a CDS encoding DUF4233 domain-containing protein produces the protein MSNVNEPNEELVLSPSEERAHNAALRVSGAGSGQRSTQRALASIVLGFELIIVVLIGLTIFGLGITEPREIGLYLGGGLALVIIVALGIMRRGKVGIYLGWAVHALMLASAIILPMALVVGVLFTALWVFCMVKGTQLDRDRARWIAEQSV, from the coding sequence GTGAGCAATGTGAACGAGCCGAACGAAGAGCTGGTGCTCTCGCCCTCTGAGGAGCGCGCCCACAACGCTGCGCTGCGCGTTTCTGGTGCCGGAAGCGGGCAACGCTCAACCCAGCGCGCGCTCGCATCGATCGTGCTCGGTTTCGAGCTGATCATCGTCGTGCTAATCGGCCTCACGATTTTCGGGCTCGGCATCACCGAGCCGCGCGAGATCGGCCTGTATCTCGGCGGTGGCCTCGCCCTCGTCATCATCGTTGCGCTCGGGATCATGCGCCGCGGCAAGGTGGGCATTTACCTGGGGTGGGCGGTGCACGCGCTGATGCTCGCCTCTGCGATCATCCTGCCGATGGCGCTCGTTGTAGGGGTGCTGTTTACGGCGCTGTGGGTGTTCTGCATGGTGAAGGGCACTCAGCTGGATCGCGACCGCGCGCGCTGGATCGCGGAGCAGTCAGTTTGA